The Halodesulfovibrio sp. genome contains a region encoding:
- a CDS encoding YifB family Mg chelatase-like AAA ATPase: MITVVSCAALAGIDAFTVEMEVDLTRAGLPAFTMVGLAEGAVREAKERVMAALKNTGHKLPPSRITVNLAPADKRKAGSGYDLALALGLLGASGALAPESLQGWFFVGELSLSGELKPVSGVLPIAIHAREMGAKGLIVAPDNAAEAAVVEGLPVYSMATLGEVLEHLAGTTIFEPASPPQAGRSVASEWMHDFSEVKGQEHAKRAIEIAAAGNHNLLFVGPPGSGKTMLAKRIPTVLPQLTFDETLEVTKIYSVSGLLSKKRSLITERPYRSPHHTISDVGLVGGGTYPKPGEVSLAHRGVLFLDELPEFKKSVLEVMRQPLEDGNVTISRSSISLSFPSDFMLVAAMNPCPCGYLTDDRHPCICNSRQVANYRSKLSGPLLDRIDLHVEVPAVKYEDLQSTEGVSSEEMRDRIEAARNIQSERYRGTPLKTNADLSGRWLEKFISITDAESTFLRNAVDALGLSARAYTRVLRISRTIADLEGAEYIAVPHIAEAINCRTLDRS; encoded by the coding sequence GTGATTACTGTTGTTTCCTGTGCTGCTTTGGCAGGAATTGATGCGTTTACTGTTGAGATGGAAGTAGACTTAACCCGAGCAGGGTTACCAGCGTTTACTATGGTTGGTCTTGCAGAAGGAGCCGTGCGCGAAGCAAAGGAACGTGTGATGGCTGCATTAAAAAATACGGGGCATAAGCTGCCTCCGTCGCGCATAACAGTTAACCTTGCGCCAGCTGATAAGCGGAAAGCAGGGAGCGGGTATGACTTGGCACTTGCTTTAGGGTTGCTTGGGGCTTCAGGTGCGCTTGCACCAGAATCTTTGCAGGGGTGGTTCTTTGTAGGAGAGCTGTCACTTTCTGGAGAATTAAAACCTGTTTCTGGTGTGTTGCCCATAGCTATTCATGCGCGGGAGATGGGCGCAAAAGGACTCATTGTTGCGCCGGATAATGCAGCAGAAGCTGCGGTTGTCGAAGGGCTTCCTGTATACTCTATGGCAACGCTTGGAGAGGTGTTAGAGCATCTTGCAGGCACGACAATTTTTGAACCAGCAAGTCCGCCGCAGGCAGGAAGAAGCGTTGCATCAGAATGGATGCATGATTTTTCCGAAGTGAAAGGGCAGGAGCATGCAAAGCGTGCGATTGAAATTGCCGCTGCGGGTAATCACAACTTGTTATTTGTGGGACCTCCGGGAAGCGGCAAGACCATGCTTGCAAAGCGAATCCCAACAGTGCTGCCCCAATTGACTTTCGATGAAACTCTCGAAGTAACCAAAATTTATTCAGTGTCCGGCTTACTCAGCAAAAAACGATCACTCATAACAGAGCGTCCATATCGATCTCCACATCATACTATTTCCGATGTCGGACTTGTTGGTGGTGGTACATACCCCAAACCTGGTGAGGTTTCATTAGCCCACCGTGGTGTTCTTTTTTTGGATGAGCTTCCTGAATTCAAAAAGTCCGTGCTGGAAGTTATGCGCCAACCTCTTGAGGACGGCAATGTCACAATCAGCCGTTCCAGCATCTCATTGTCTTTTCCTTCAGACTTTATGCTGGTGGCAGCTATGAATCCGTGTCCATGCGGCTATCTGACTGACGACAGACACCCATGCATTTGCAACAGCAGGCAGGTAGCAAATTACAGGTCGAAGCTATCCGGTCCATTGTTGGATAGAATTGACCTGCATGTAGAAGTTCCCGCTGTAAAGTATGAAGACCTACAGTCAACAGAAGGTGTCAGTTCTGAAGAAATGCGCGATAGGATTGAGGCTGCACGAAACATTCAGAGTGAGCGTTATAGAGGGACTCCGCTCAAAACGAATGCAGACCTTTCCGGACGCTGGCTTGAAAAATTTATATCCATAACAGATGCAGAGAGTACGTTTCTGCGGAATGCAGTAGACGCCCTCGGGCTTTCTGCCAGAGCGTACACCCGTGTGCTTCGAATTTCGCGAACTATTGCCGATCTGGAAGGGGCAGAGTATATAGCTGTTCCGCATATTGCAGAGGCTATTAACTGTAGAACCTTGGACAGGTCGTAA
- the lepA gene encoding translation elongation factor 4: MAKLDNIRNFSIIAHIDHGKSTLADRILEITGLVSERDQREQYLDRMELERERGITIKAQAVRIPYKAKNGEEYVLNLIDTPGHVDFGYEVSRSLAACEGALLVVDSTQGVEAQTLANVYLALDHDHEIVPVLNKIDLPSADVDRVGSEIEESIGLDATEAVGVSAKTGLNVDQVLEAIVERLPAPKGDKDAPLKALIFDSWYDSYQGVIVMFRIVDGTVKKGDKIRLMATEKEYDITRLGVFSPEMVEMKEMSAGEVGFLCATIKELGDAKVGDTITLASNPSEEAIPGFKEVQPMVYCGLYPSDSQDYENLKYALEKLQLNDAAFQYEAETSQALGFGFRCGFLGLLHMEIIQERIEREFNIDLIATAPSVIYKVQTADGITHEVDNPAKLPDPSKTEALFEPFVRCEIHVPDEYVGNVLKLCEEKRGIQKDMKYLTTNRVIITYELPFAEIVYDFFDKLKSYTKGYASMDYEIVDYREANLVKLDMLINGDPVDALATIVHKDKAYYHGRAVALKLKRSIPRQLYEVVVQAAIGQKIIARERNAPLRKNVTAKCYGGDISRKRKLLEKQKEGKKRMKRMGNIELPQEAFLAALKIGDD, encoded by the coding sequence ATGGCGAAACTGGATAATATTCGAAATTTCAGCATTATTGCACACATCGATCATGGTAAATCAACTCTTGCGGACCGTATTCTTGAAATTACCGGTCTGGTAAGTGAGAGAGACCAGCGTGAGCAGTATCTCGACCGCATGGAGCTTGAACGCGAGCGCGGTATTACCATTAAGGCACAGGCGGTACGTATTCCGTACAAGGCAAAAAACGGTGAAGAATACGTTTTGAACCTTATTGATACTCCGGGTCACGTTGACTTCGGGTACGAAGTATCCCGCTCTCTTGCTGCATGTGAAGGCGCATTGCTTGTTGTGGATTCCACACAGGGCGTAGAAGCGCAGACACTAGCCAACGTGTATCTTGCACTGGATCACGATCACGAGATTGTTCCTGTGCTGAACAAAATCGATCTTCCAAGTGCAGATGTAGACCGTGTTGGATCTGAGATTGAAGAAAGTATCGGTCTTGATGCTACTGAGGCTGTCGGCGTCAGCGCAAAAACCGGTCTGAACGTCGATCAGGTTCTTGAAGCAATCGTAGAGCGTCTGCCTGCTCCTAAAGGTGATAAAGACGCACCTCTCAAAGCACTTATCTTTGACTCTTGGTATGATTCATATCAGGGTGTTATTGTCATGTTCCGTATTGTTGACGGTACCGTTAAGAAGGGTGATAAAATTCGCCTTATGGCTACCGAGAAAGAATACGATATTACCCGTCTTGGTGTGTTTAGTCCTGAGATGGTTGAAATGAAGGAAATGTCTGCCGGTGAGGTAGGTTTCCTTTGTGCGACTATTAAAGAGCTGGGCGATGCGAAAGTCGGTGATACCATTACTCTTGCAAGCAACCCTTCGGAAGAAGCCATCCCGGGTTTTAAAGAAGTACAGCCAATGGTGTACTGCGGCTTGTATCCTTCAGATTCTCAGGATTATGAGAACCTGAAATATGCGCTTGAAAAATTGCAGCTGAATGACGCTGCGTTCCAGTATGAAGCAGAAACTTCGCAAGCGCTGGGTTTCGGTTTCCGTTGTGGTTTCCTTGGGCTGTTGCACATGGAAATTATTCAAGAGCGCATTGAGCGAGAATTTAATATTGATCTTATCGCAACGGCTCCATCTGTTATCTACAAGGTTCAAACAGCAGATGGCATAACGCACGAAGTGGATAACCCTGCAAAGCTTCCTGATCCAAGTAAGACAGAAGCGTTGTTCGAGCCATTTGTACGTTGCGAAATTCACGTTCCAGACGAATATGTCGGAAACGTATTAAAACTTTGCGAAGAAAAACGCGGTATTCAAAAAGATATGAAGTATCTAACAACAAACCGTGTTATCATTACATATGAACTGCCGTTTGCAGAGATTGTGTATGACTTCTTCGATAAATTAAAATCATACACTAAAGGCTACGCCTCCATGGACTACGAGATTGTCGACTATCGCGAAGCCAATCTTGTTAAGCTCGATATGCTTATCAACGGTGATCCGGTAGATGCTCTCGCGACTATCGTTCATAAAGATAAAGCATACTATCATGGTCGTGCGGTAGCGCTTAAATTAAAACGCAGCATTCCGCGTCAGTTATATGAAGTTGTTGTGCAGGCTGCCATCGGGCAGAAGATTATTGCACGAGAACGTAATGCGCCGTTACGTAAAAACGTTACTGCTAAATGTTACGGTGGTGATATTTCACGTAAGCGTAAGCTGCTTGAGAAGCAGAAAGAGGGTAAAAAGCGCATGAAACGCATGGGTAATATTGAGTTACCTCAGGAAGCGTTCCTTGCGGCTCTCAAAATTGGCGACGATTAG
- the lepB gene encoding signal peptidase I, whose amino-acid sequence MGNTSSKSGLREYIEALGVALILALIIRSFVVQAFTIPSGSMLQTLQIGDYLLVNKFAYGVRFPFSIKETNPDAPSMWARYSVVQGGEMISVGDPEREDIVVFEYPKNPSVHYIKRVIGIPGDTIEIRNKVLYRNGRKINEPYVQHTKMMPGPGDNYGPVIVPKGKYLMLGDNRDESYDSRFWGFVDRDAIVGNALIIYWSMDGMRSIRWDRLGMLVQQ is encoded by the coding sequence ATGGGTAATACATCAAGTAAAAGTGGATTGCGGGAATATATTGAAGCCCTCGGGGTAGCACTTATTCTGGCATTGATTATCCGCTCTTTTGTTGTGCAGGCTTTTACTATTCCGTCCGGCTCCATGCTCCAGACATTGCAGATTGGTGACTATCTGCTGGTTAATAAGTTTGCGTACGGTGTCCGTTTTCCGTTTTCAATCAAAGAAACGAATCCGGATGCACCGTCTATGTGGGCACGCTACTCTGTAGTGCAGGGTGGAGAGATGATCTCAGTAGGCGACCCTGAACGAGAAGATATTGTGGTATTTGAATACCCGAAAAATCCTTCCGTTCACTACATAAAGCGTGTCATTGGTATTCCGGGTGACACCATCGAAATTCGCAACAAGGTGCTATACAGAAATGGTCGAAAAATTAACGAACCATATGTGCAGCACACAAAAATGATGCCGGGTCCCGGTGACAACTACGGTCCTGTAATTGTCCCGAAAGGTAAGTACCTCATGCTTGGCGATAACCGTGACGAATCATACGATTCCCGCTTTTGGGGATTTGTTGACCGTGATGCAATAGTCGGCAATGCTTTGATTATTTACTGGTCGATGGACGGTATGCGATCTATTCGTTGGGATAGATTAGGCATGTTAGTTCAGCAGTAA
- a CDS encoding bacteriohemerythrin, which produces MTIRNRLLLSVTLLFISTVLILFSNSIFSGSEDDFIRHIIQGILLVFSFSIVVTTTIMLQKLFSDPLSSIHAYAQQIKKGNFEAQLNGTFSYELNDLHNSLLDIVSSFKHYASEAQKNNDYNKIAEEQAQRALDNAKKQEEKVQNMLESMREVASRAHNLSNNAFKAVHELSAQIEQVNNGVDVQHERMTETATAMEEMNCTVIEVAHSASSTANSAASSKENAKTGADGVRSAVGSILQMEKRILNLKETMGQLGMQADAISQIMTTISDIADQTNLLALNAAIEAARAGEAGRGFAVVADEVRKLAEKTMHATQDVGGAITRIQTHAQQNVEAVELAAHDIALSTKAATESGHFMEEIVTIIDETAIQVTSIATASEEQSAVSEEINRAISDVTRIASETATGMTSAANAVVELSSLVEELDSMISSLAQGDVDSAAASDGPLFIWSDDLSVGLNSIDKQHKMLVSLINELHAAMKSRRSQNELLSVIDNLKNYTVTHFGYEEELFAKHGYPDTIAHKEQHRKFVAEVVDFEAGVRSGKLTVTMDVMKFLKDWLTHHIKGTDKQYSKFLSSKGVN; this is translated from the coding sequence ATGACAATACGGAATAGATTACTGCTATCTGTTACTTTGCTTTTCATCAGTACTGTTTTAATTTTATTTTCAAACAGTATATTTTCTGGTTCAGAAGATGATTTCATACGGCATATTATTCAAGGAATTCTCCTTGTTTTTTCTTTTTCTATTGTAGTTACGACTACAATAATGCTGCAAAAGCTTTTTTCTGATCCACTTAGTAGTATTCATGCCTATGCACAGCAGATTAAAAAAGGAAATTTTGAAGCACAGCTCAATGGTACATTCAGTTATGAATTGAATGATCTACATAATTCATTGTTAGACATTGTTTCTAGCTTCAAACACTATGCTTCTGAAGCGCAAAAGAATAATGACTACAATAAAATTGCAGAAGAGCAGGCACAGCGCGCATTAGACAACGCTAAAAAGCAAGAAGAAAAAGTGCAGAACATGCTCGAATCTATGCGCGAAGTCGCAAGCAGAGCGCACAATCTTTCAAATAATGCTTTCAAGGCAGTCCATGAATTATCAGCGCAAATTGAACAAGTGAATAACGGTGTAGATGTTCAGCATGAACGCATGACGGAAACTGCCACCGCCATGGAAGAAATGAACTGCACTGTTATTGAAGTTGCGCATAGCGCTTCCAGCACAGCAAATTCTGCGGCAAGTTCCAAAGAAAATGCCAAGACTGGTGCAGACGGAGTCCGCAGCGCTGTAGGATCCATCCTGCAAATGGAAAAACGTATTTTAAATCTGAAAGAAACGATGGGACAGCTTGGAATGCAGGCTGATGCCATCAGTCAGATTATGACTACCATCTCTGACATTGCAGATCAGACAAACCTGCTTGCTTTGAACGCAGCGATTGAAGCTGCCCGTGCTGGTGAAGCAGGACGAGGATTTGCAGTAGTTGCAGATGAAGTCCGTAAGCTTGCCGAAAAGACCATGCATGCCACCCAAGACGTGGGCGGTGCAATAACCCGCATCCAAACGCACGCCCAACAAAACGTGGAAGCTGTTGAACTTGCTGCACATGATATTGCGCTTTCAACGAAGGCGGCGACAGAATCCGGACATTTCATGGAAGAAATTGTTACCATTATTGACGAAACAGCAATTCAGGTAACTTCCATTGCTACAGCTTCTGAAGAACAATCCGCTGTATCCGAAGAAATTAACCGTGCAATTTCTGACGTAACTCGTATTGCTTCCGAAACTGCTACAGGAATGACCAGCGCAGCAAACGCTGTTGTAGAACTGTCGAGCCTTGTTGAAGAGCTGGACTCCATGATCTCCAGCCTTGCGCAGGGAGATGTCGATAGTGCAGCCGCCAGTGATGGTCCTTTATTCATTTGGAGCGATGATCTATCCGTAGGGCTCAACTCCATTGATAAGCAGCATAAGATGCTGGTCTCGTTAATTAACGAACTCCATGCCGCTATGAAATCACGCCGGAGCCAAAACGAGCTTCTTAGCGTAATCGATAATTTGAAAAACTACACTGTTACACATTTCGGATACGAAGAAGAACTCTTTGCAAAACACGGATATCCCGACACTATTGCACACAAAGAACAGCATCGGAAATTTGTAGCAGAAGTTGTTGATTTTGAAGCTGGAGTTCGCTCTGGCAAGCTGACAGTAACTATGGACGTTATGAAATTCCTCAAAGACTGGCTCACTCATCACATTAAGGGGACAGATAAGCAGTATAGTAAATTCCTTTCATCAAAAGGTGTTAACTAG
- a CDS encoding methyl-accepting chemotaxis protein, giving the protein MSLTIKQKLILLIASGLLAITIISGIGGRTASNIFSSVESVNTYQDITKGLADFKSIANESLYLAMNSFIDKDQGDISADRLRRIEELFDANDAAYDFLLPFVGNVNWLPQTKQSIATLLQMTKTDLRNIIVNLTTTQKRLNSELKTVQDRINQRAMLLMKLADDVSVKFAKRDALPSIQRKVAQLKLATNKYTLTTMEILLHKDKGVSPEEKAVLTAQLKIINSNIAFISERCALLSERKACSAMKDTAKQLNTDGAKELTALVTEWTTTLQNLEQQFQNIGGKLDNRGNEVLTLIQQHIDDITEKATILTLESQEVYESSLWGYGITFGVTTLLILGLGIIVIKGITKPMLRTINYANSISRGNLDATIDYAQNDEIGEVVSAIQHMVSMLKKLIAEADEMKQQADEKTNLAEKALNQAQAANEQAEKAKREGIAEAASRLANVVSYVTGSANDLQQLVQKTSEQIEVQNSRLTETAISMEQMHSTVFDVSQNAASTAQHTQDAKDTATHGADTVHKVTDGVATVQNNFNIMQKELDELNTHADGIDEIMGVITDIADQTNLLALNAAIEAARAGEAGRGFAVVADEVRKLAEKTMQATHEVGSAVNAIQSGTHSTVRGMHNTTSAVSEVTVLANEAGENLNSIVSLVQTSSEQVASIAAAAEEQSTASEEINGAVANVSRISQEVFEAMQAAQSTLGTLANQANELQDIITDLQNS; this is encoded by the coding sequence GTGTCACTCACCATCAAGCAAAAACTCATTCTACTCATCGCATCTGGATTGCTTGCTATCACTATCATTAGCGGCATCGGGGGGAGAACAGCGTCCAACATTTTCTCTTCCGTAGAGTCGGTAAACACTTACCAGGACATAACAAAAGGTCTTGCAGATTTTAAGTCCATTGCAAACGAATCGCTCTATCTTGCAATGAACTCATTTATCGATAAAGACCAAGGCGACATTTCTGCTGACCGCCTTAGAAGAATCGAAGAACTTTTCGACGCCAATGACGCTGCCTACGACTTTTTATTACCTTTCGTCGGCAACGTTAACTGGCTCCCACAAACGAAGCAGTCTATCGCGACTCTTCTTCAAATGACTAAGACTGACTTACGCAACATTATTGTCAATCTCACAACAACACAGAAGCGCCTGAATAGCGAACTTAAAACAGTTCAAGATAGAATTAACCAGCGCGCCATGCTTCTTATGAAGCTAGCTGATGATGTTTCTGTAAAATTTGCAAAGCGTGATGCACTCCCAAGCATTCAGCGCAAAGTTGCCCAGTTAAAGCTTGCAACCAACAAGTACACCCTTACCACTATGGAAATACTTCTCCATAAGGATAAAGGGGTATCTCCAGAAGAAAAAGCAGTGCTGACAGCACAGCTCAAGATTATTAATTCAAACATTGCATTCATTTCAGAGCGCTGCGCCCTTTTAAGTGAGCGTAAAGCTTGTTCCGCCATGAAGGACACTGCAAAGCAATTAAATACTGATGGAGCAAAAGAACTTACTGCACTTGTTACGGAATGGACAACAACGCTGCAAAATCTTGAACAACAGTTCCAAAATATTGGTGGCAAGCTGGACAATAGAGGAAACGAAGTCTTAACCCTCATTCAGCAACATATTGATGACATAACAGAAAAGGCAACCATCCTGACGCTGGAATCGCAAGAAGTATACGAAAGTAGCTTATGGGGTTACGGTATTACTTTTGGCGTTACTACTCTGCTTATTCTTGGACTTGGCATTATCGTAATTAAAGGCATTACAAAGCCAATGTTGCGTACTATTAACTACGCAAACTCCATTTCACGCGGTAATCTGGATGCAACTATCGACTATGCGCAGAACGACGAAATCGGCGAAGTTGTATCCGCAATCCAGCACATGGTTTCCATGCTCAAAAAGCTGATTGCCGAAGCAGATGAAATGAAACAGCAAGCAGATGAGAAAACAAACCTTGCAGAAAAAGCCTTGAATCAAGCTCAAGCTGCAAACGAGCAGGCAGAAAAAGCTAAGCGCGAGGGTATTGCAGAAGCAGCGTCTCGTCTTGCAAATGTTGTTTCATACGTGACAGGCTCTGCTAACGATCTGCAACAGTTGGTTCAAAAAACTTCTGAGCAGATTGAAGTACAGAACTCCCGTCTCACCGAGACTGCTATTTCAATGGAGCAAATGCACTCTACCGTCTTTGATGTTTCACAGAATGCTGCAAGCACTGCCCAGCACACTCAAGATGCTAAAGATACAGCCACACACGGGGCAGATACTGTTCACAAAGTAACCGATGGTGTTGCGACAGTTCAGAATAACTTTAACATCATGCAAAAAGAACTGGATGAGCTTAACACGCACGCTGACGGAATTGATGAAATCATGGGCGTGATTACAGACATTGCAGATCAGACAAACTTGCTGGCTCTGAACGCAGCTATTGAAGCTGCTCGTGCTGGTGAGGCTGGACGTGGATTTGCAGTAGTAGCAGACGAAGTCCGTAAGTTGGCTGAAAAAACTATGCAGGCAACACACGAAGTAGGCAGTGCAGTTAACGCTATTCAATCTGGAACTCACAGCACTGTTCGAGGCATGCACAATACAACCTCAGCTGTTTCTGAAGTAACTGTACTTGCGAATGAAGCTGGAGAAAACCTGAACAGCATTGTATCCCTTGTTCAAACCTCCAGCGAACAGGTTGCCTCTATCGCAGCCGCAGCAGAAGAACAGTCGACTGCCAGCGAAGAGATCAACGGCGCTGTTGCAAATGTTTCCCGTATTTCACAGGAAGTATTTGAAGCAATGCAGGCGGCACAAAGCACTCTCGGTACGCTGGCAAATCAGGCAAATGAACTTCAGGATATTATTACTGATCTGCAAAACAGCTAA
- the rsgA gene encoding ribosome small subunit-dependent GTPase A — protein MQKKDILSTLGWSDNFSQQLSEDETTEHIGRVCSIHAVLMNVWGSFGKVQMPLPGNWLGGKAEAKPTVGDWLVLDKNKQYPVRMLERKTVFVRRSPQNEKTVQLVAANLDTVFIVSSLNHDFSLSRLERYLALALQCGAEPVIILTKADEADTSFVEGCVADAKKLYKNVPVIAIDGRKEQTAALLKDWCGHGHSIALVGSSGVGKSTLINTMMEEEVTLTGAIRDADSKGRHTTSSRTLYVMPCGGTIMDVPGFRELQLPACEDAVKQVFHDIEELIDQCAFVDCQHDQEPDCAVQQAIAAGKLTQRRLDNYHKLIEEQARTGTERTYTKRQERQMAPRPKTGGRPRRRSGGGKKGGKKKKKK, from the coding sequence ATGCAAAAAAAAGATATTCTCAGCACTCTCGGCTGGTCTGACAATTTCAGCCAGCAGCTTTCCGAAGACGAAACCACAGAACATATTGGTCGCGTCTGTAGTATTCATGCTGTTCTCATGAACGTGTGGGGTTCATTCGGCAAAGTCCAAATGCCATTACCGGGGAACTGGCTGGGCGGCAAAGCAGAAGCTAAGCCGACAGTCGGAGATTGGCTCGTTCTTGATAAAAATAAGCAGTACCCAGTACGTATGCTTGAACGTAAAACAGTATTTGTCCGCCGTTCTCCACAAAATGAAAAGACTGTCCAGCTGGTTGCGGCAAACCTAGATACTGTCTTCATTGTCTCTTCTTTGAACCATGACTTCAGCTTATCCCGCCTTGAACGTTACTTAGCACTCGCGCTTCAATGCGGCGCAGAGCCTGTTATTATTCTGACTAAAGCTGATGAGGCAGATACCTCTTTTGTTGAAGGCTGTGTAGCGGATGCAAAAAAGCTCTACAAAAACGTTCCCGTTATTGCTATAGATGGGCGAAAAGAACAGACAGCGGCGCTTTTGAAAGACTGGTGCGGGCATGGTCATTCTATTGCTCTTGTAGGTTCATCCGGTGTCGGTAAATCCACATTGATTAACACTATGATGGAAGAAGAGGTAACGCTCACAGGTGCAATTCGCGATGCCGACAGCAAGGGACGACACACCACCTCAAGCCGAACACTGTACGTAATGCCGTGCGGCGGCACTATCATGGATGTTCCGGGTTTTAGAGAACTTCAGCTTCCCGCGTGTGAAGACGCAGTAAAACAGGTCTTCCACGATATAGAGGAACTCATCGATCAATGTGCATTTGTAGACTGTCAGCACGATCAGGAGCCGGATTGCGCTGTCCAACAGGCAATCGCAGCGGGCAAACTGACTCAGCGAAGGCTGGACAACTACCATAAGCTTATTGAAGAGCAAGCACGTACAGGCACTGAGCGAACCTATACGAAACGTCAGGAACGCCAGATGGCACCGCGTCCTAAAACGGGTGGAAGACCTCGTCGCCGCTCTGGTGGAGGGAAAAAGGGTGGCAAGAAGAAAAAGAAAAAATAG